In one Solanum dulcamara chromosome 1, daSolDulc1.2, whole genome shotgun sequence genomic region, the following are encoded:
- the LOC129881039 gene encoding protein LYK5-like codes for MFTKTNSSMFIYLIKKTTAMNWLLNILCILNFLISCTKAQQEYSGNSVLNCNNEYETNYSCNGRNSTCQAFLIFRARNPYNSVPGIAALLSSNISEIARINNVTRLTVFAPEKEVIIPVDCSCSGLYYQAKTMYYIPALIATYFMIANNTYQGLSTCNALIRRNKYDEFSLRPGLELQVPLRCACPTAKQAAKGSKFLMTYSIDVGDDILKVSKRFNVSVRNIVEANGFLDEKSTVYPFTTILIPLSSEPSNLDTGNENYRKPIRSFSPPPAANVSKGKSKRNLYIGSGVATGFILLLLVVSWVILLSFFKKGARKFPRMSSSHEDILVEIANIDHVPKVFKFKDLKHATSNFGSKNRIKGSVYWGGFKGEILAVKMAITDVSKEVNMLHKINHFNLIKLCGYCEHKGCFFLVFEYMKNGSLREWLTRTKSRDAISWKKRIQIALDVANGLHYLHSFTKPGYIHKNVNSRNILLDSNMRAKIANFSLAKEMDTSGTTWELVGTTGYMAPEYVERGSVTSNMDIYAFGVVLLELVTGQDAVIVEESGEILLSAAVAAIMEGENAATELNGFIKAHMREDDDLKIAFPVANLSLRCLTREPSNRPSMEEIVSCLLKIQVNVHKAEQTSKN; via the coding sequence ATGTTCACAAAGACCAATTCCTCCATGTTCATATACTTAATCAAGAAAACAACAGCCATGAATTGGCTTCTGAATATTCTTTGCATACTAAACTTTCTAATTTCATGTACTAAAGCTCAACAAGAATACTCAGGTAATTCAGTATTGAATTGCAACAACGAATATGAAACGAATTACTCTTGCAATGGCAGAAATTCCACTTGTCAAGCATTTCTCATATTCAGGGCTAGGAATCCTTACAATTCAGTACCTGGAATTGCTGCTCTCCTGTCTTCAAACATATCTGAGATTGCACGTATCAACAATGTCACGAGGCTCACTGTTTTCGCACCAGAAAAGGAGGTTATAATTCCAGTGGACTGCTCTTGTTCAGGTTTGTATTATCAAGCCAAAACCATGTACTATATCCCAGCTCTTATTGCAACATACTTTATGATAGCAAATAATACTTATCAAGGATTATCAACCTGTAATGCACTAATACGTCGAAATAAATATGATGAGTTCAGCTTGAGACCTGGTCTTGAGTTGCAAGTTCCTCTCAGGTGTGCCTGTCCAACAGCAAAACAAGCTGCAAAAGGCTCAAAGTttttgatgacttattcgattgATGTTGGCGATGACATTCTTAAAGTTAGCAAAAGATTTAATGTAAGTGTAAGGAACATAGTCGAAGCAAATGGATTCTTGGATGAAAAATCTACTGTATATCCTTTTACAACCATTCTAATTCCCCTGTCTTCTGAACCATCAAATTTAGATACCGGAAATGAGAATTATAGAAAACCAATTAGGTCCTTTTCACCCCCACCTGCAGCTAATGTTTCAAAGGGAAAATCAAAGAGAAATCTTTACATAGGTAGTGGAGTTGCAACAGGCTTTATTCTGTTACTGCTTGTGGTTTCTTGGgtcatccttctttctttctttaagAAGGGGGCTAGAAAATTTCCACGGATGTCTTCAAGTCATGAAGACATCCTCGTGGAGATCGCGAACATTGATCATGTCCCTAAAGTTTTCAAGTTCAAAGATTTGAAGCATGCTACGAGTAACTTTGGCTCCAAGAACCGGATAAAAGGATCTGTATACTGGGGAGGGTTTAAAGGGGAAATCTTAGCAGTCAAAATGGCAATCACAGACGTATCTAAAGAAGTGAACATGCTGCATAAGATCAATCACTTCAATCTAATAAAGCTGTGTGGCTATTGTGAACATAAAGGCTGCTTCTTTCTTGTCTTTGAATACATGAAAAATGGCTCTCTCAGGGAATGGCTGACCAGAACCAAGTCTCGAGATGCCATAAGCTGGAAAAAAAGGATTCAGATTGCGTTGGATGTAGCTAATGGACTTCATTATCTTCACAGCTTTACCAAACCAGGCTACATCCACAAGAACGTCAACAGTAGAAACATTCTCCTCGACAGCAACATGCGAGCAAAGATTGCAAATTTCAGTCTTGCTAAAGAAATGGATACATCAGGCACAACTTGGGAGCTTGTGGGAACAACAGGATACATGGCACCTGAGTACGTTGAGAGAGGTTCAGTGACTTCAAATATGGACATTTATGCCTTTGGAGTTGTACTGTTGGAATTAGTCACCGGACAAGATGCTGTAATTGTAGAGGAAAGTGGAGAAATTCTGCTTTCTGCAGCAGTAGCTGCAATAATGGAAGGAGAAAATGCAGCAACTGAACTGAATGGATTCATCAAAGCACATATGAGGGAAGATGATGATTTGAAAATAGCATTTCCGGTAGCAAATTTAAGCTTAAGATGCCTGACTCGAGAACCATCAAATCGTCCAAGCATGGAAGAGATAGTATCATGTTTACTGAAGATTCAAGTTAATGTACATAAGGCAG